The proteins below are encoded in one region of Scyliorhinus torazame isolate Kashiwa2021f chromosome 16, sScyTor2.1, whole genome shotgun sequence:
- the tial1 gene encoding nucleolysin TIAR isoform X1 — MEDDSYPRTLYVGNLSRDVTEALILQLFSQIGPCKSCKMITEQTASRRVNSSVGFSVLQHSSNDPYCFVEFYEHRDAAAALAAMNGRKIMGKEVKVNWATTPSSQKKDTTNHFHVFVGDLSPEITTEDLKSAFAPFGRISDARVVKDLATGKSKGYGFVSFYSKLDAENAIVHMGGQWLGGRQIRTNWATRKPPAPKSAPESSSKHLKFEEVVNQSSSTNCTVYCGGIASGLTEQLMRQTFSPFGQIMEIRVFPEKGYSFVRFATHDSAAHAIVSVNGTTIEGHIVKCYWGKETTDSANKYQQMEFAQPWGQWGQWYGNAQQYGQYVANGWQVPSYGMYGQAWNQQGFGVDQPQSAAAWVGGFSAQPAQGQGTAVIPNQAGFGMAGYQTQ; from the exons ATGGAGGACGATTCGTACCCGCGCACCCT CTACGTAGGCAACCTCTCCAGAGATGTGACAGAAGCCCTTATACTTCAACTTTTTAGTCAGATTGGCCCATGCAAAAGTTGTAAAATGATTACCGAG CAAACCGCAAGCAGAAGGGTGAACTCTTCTGTTGGATTTTCTGTTTTGCAGCATTCCAGCAATGACCCGTATTGCTTTGTGGAATTCTACGAGCATAGGGATGCAGCAGCTGCATTGGCTGCAATGAATGGCCGTAAAATAATGGGTAAG GAAGTCAAAGTAAACTGGGCAACAACACCAAGTAGCCAGAAGAAAGATACAACCA ATCATTTTCATGTGTTTGTTGGTGACTTAAGCCCTGAGATAACCACTGAGGATCTAAAATCTGCATTTGCGCCCTTTGGTAGAATATC GGATGCTCGTGTTGTAAAAGACTTGGCAACAGGGAAATCTAAAGGCTATGGATTTGTATCTTTCTACAGTAAACTG GACGCAGAAAATGCAATTGTGCACATGGGTGGTCAATGGCTGGGAGGCCGACAAATTCGAACAAACTGGGCAACGCGCAAGCCACCAGCTCCAAAGAGTGCACCAGAGA GTAGTTCGAAACATCTAAAATTTGAAGAAGTTGTCAATCAGTCTAGTTCCACAAATTGTACTGTCTATTGTGGAGGTATTGCTTCAGGCCTAACAG AGCAGCTTATGCGTCAAACTTTCTCTCCATTTGGGCAAATCATGGAAATTCGAGTTTTCCCAGAAAAGGGTTACTCATTCGTTAG GTTTGCAACACATGATAGTGCTGCTCATGCTATAGTGTCAGTTAATGGAACCACTATTGAAGGCCATATTGTTAAATGCTATTGGGGTAAAGAAACTACTGATTCGGCCAACAAGTATCAGCAG ATGGAATTTGCCCAGCCCTGGGGTCAATGGGGCCAGTGGTATGGCAATGCTCAACAGTATGGTCAGTATGTAGCCAATGGTTGGCAGGTGCCCTCTTACGGCATGTATGGCCAAGCGTGGAATCAGCAAGGATTTGGAGTAGA TCAACCTCAATCTGCAGCTGCCTGGGTAGGTGGATTTAGTGCTCAGCCAGCCCAAGGGCAGGGTACAGCTGTTATACCTAACCAAGCCGGCTTTGGGATGGCAGGTTACCAGACGCAATGA
- the tial1 gene encoding nucleolysin TIAR isoform X3, which translates to MNGRKIMGKEVKVNWATTPSSQKKDTTNHFHVFVGDLSPEITTEDLKSAFAPFGRISDARVVKDLATGKSKGYGFVSFYSKLDAENAIVHMGGQWLGGRQIRTNWATRKPPAPKSAPESSSKHLKFEEVVNQSSSTNCTVYCGGIASGLTEQLMRQTFSPFGQIMEIRVFPEKGYSFVRFATHDSAAHAIVSVNGTTIEGHIVKCYWGKETTDSANKYQQMEFAQPWGQWGQWYGNAQQYGQYVANGWQVPSYGMYGQAWNQQGFGVDQPQSAAAWVGGFSAQPAQGQGTAVIPNQAGFGMAGYQTQ; encoded by the exons ATGAATGGCCGTAAAATAATGGGTAAG GAAGTCAAAGTAAACTGGGCAACAACACCAAGTAGCCAGAAGAAAGATACAACCA ATCATTTTCATGTGTTTGTTGGTGACTTAAGCCCTGAGATAACCACTGAGGATCTAAAATCTGCATTTGCGCCCTTTGGTAGAATATC GGATGCTCGTGTTGTAAAAGACTTGGCAACAGGGAAATCTAAAGGCTATGGATTTGTATCTTTCTACAGTAAACTG GACGCAGAAAATGCAATTGTGCACATGGGTGGTCAATGGCTGGGAGGCCGACAAATTCGAACAAACTGGGCAACGCGCAAGCCACCAGCTCCAAAGAGTGCACCAGAGA GTAGTTCGAAACATCTAAAATTTGAAGAAGTTGTCAATCAGTCTAGTTCCACAAATTGTACTGTCTATTGTGGAGGTATTGCTTCAGGCCTAACAG AGCAGCTTATGCGTCAAACTTTCTCTCCATTTGGGCAAATCATGGAAATTCGAGTTTTCCCAGAAAAGGGTTACTCATTCGTTAG GTTTGCAACACATGATAGTGCTGCTCATGCTATAGTGTCAGTTAATGGAACCACTATTGAAGGCCATATTGTTAAATGCTATTGGGGTAAAGAAACTACTGATTCGGCCAACAAGTATCAGCAG ATGGAATTTGCCCAGCCCTGGGGTCAATGGGGCCAGTGGTATGGCAATGCTCAACAGTATGGTCAGTATGTAGCCAATGGTTGGCAGGTGCCCTCTTACGGCATGTATGGCCAAGCGTGGAATCAGCAAGGATTTGGAGTAGA TCAACCTCAATCTGCAGCTGCCTGGGTAGGTGGATTTAGTGCTCAGCCAGCCCAAGGGCAGGGTACAGCTGTTATACCTAACCAAGCCGGCTTTGGGATGGCAGGTTACCAGACGCAATGA
- the tial1 gene encoding nucleolysin TIAR isoform X2, with protein sequence MDARVVKDLATGKSKGYGFVSFYSKLDAENAIVHMGGQWLGGRQIRTNWATRKPPAPKSAPESSSKHLKFEEVVNQSSSTNCTVYCGGIASGLTEQLMRQTFSPFGQIMEIRVFPEKGYSFVRFATHDSAAHAIVSVNGTTIEGHIVKCYWGKETTDSANKYQQMEFAQPWGQWGQWYGNAQQYGQYVANGWQVPSYGMYGQAWNQQGFGVDQPQSAAAWVGGFSAQPAQGQGTAVIPNQAGFGMAGYQTQ encoded by the exons AT GGATGCTCGTGTTGTAAAAGACTTGGCAACAGGGAAATCTAAAGGCTATGGATTTGTATCTTTCTACAGTAAACTG GACGCAGAAAATGCAATTGTGCACATGGGTGGTCAATGGCTGGGAGGCCGACAAATTCGAACAAACTGGGCAACGCGCAAGCCACCAGCTCCAAAGAGTGCACCAGAGA GTAGTTCGAAACATCTAAAATTTGAAGAAGTTGTCAATCAGTCTAGTTCCACAAATTGTACTGTCTATTGTGGAGGTATTGCTTCAGGCCTAACAG AGCAGCTTATGCGTCAAACTTTCTCTCCATTTGGGCAAATCATGGAAATTCGAGTTTTCCCAGAAAAGGGTTACTCATTCGTTAG GTTTGCAACACATGATAGTGCTGCTCATGCTATAGTGTCAGTTAATGGAACCACTATTGAAGGCCATATTGTTAAATGCTATTGGGGTAAAGAAACTACTGATTCGGCCAACAAGTATCAGCAG ATGGAATTTGCCCAGCCCTGGGGTCAATGGGGCCAGTGGTATGGCAATGCTCAACAGTATGGTCAGTATGTAGCCAATGGTTGGCAGGTGCCCTCTTACGGCATGTATGGCCAAGCGTGGAATCAGCAAGGATTTGGAGTAGA TCAACCTCAATCTGCAGCTGCCTGGGTAGGTGGATTTAGTGCTCAGCCAGCCCAAGGGCAGGGTACAGCTGTTATACCTAACCAAGCCGGCTTTGGGATGGCAGGTTACCAGACGCAATGA